A region of the Terriglobales bacterium genome:
TATCACCAAGTGCATCGGCTGCCAGCAGTGCGCCGCAGCCTGCAAGACCGGGCACAAACAGCCCGGCGACCCGGAGCCGACGCTTTCGGCCACGGCCTTTACGACGGTCGAGCCGCGCGGCGACAAGTTCGTGCGCCGCATGTGCCTGCACTGCGAGGATCCGTCCTGCGCCAGTGTTTGCCCGGTCGGCGCCATCATCAAGACTGCCCAAGGCGCGGTCCGTTACAACGGCTCCAAGTGCATCGGCTGCCGCTACTGCATGATTGCTTGCCCGTTCAGCGTGCCCAAGTACGAATGGAGCAAGCTGGCGCCCTACGTCGTCAAGTGCGACATGTGCGCCGAGCGCGTTTTGGCAGGCCAGCAGACCCTGTGCGCGGAAGCTTGTCCCGCCGGCGCCACGATTTTCGGCAACCGCGAAGAGCTGCTCATGGAAGCGCACAAGCGCATAGCCGATAACCCCGGTACCTACGTCCCCCGGATTTATGGTGAGAAAGAGGTCGGAGGCACTTCCGTATTCTATGTTTCCGACGTTGCCTTCGAGAAGCTCGGATTTATTGAGCCGCCGCTGAACCAACCGATGCCGACACTGTCCGCCGCCGCCCTGGGTGAAGTGCCCACCGTGGTCACCATCGGCGGGTCTCTGCTCGCCGGACTGTACTGGTTCACCCAGCGGCGCCGCGAAGTGGCGCTGGCCGAATCGGCGGAGCGCGAACCGAAGGAAAGGAGCTGAGCCATGTCGCAGATCATGAAGAAAATCACCTTGTGGCGCGCAATCTCGGCGGTCATTTTTGCCGCCGGACTCTGGGCCACTTACCTCCGGTTCTTTGCTGGATGGCGTGCCGCCACCAATCTCTCTGACGGTCAACCTTGGGGTATTTGGGTGGGCGTGGCCACTCTCTGCGGCGTAGGCCTCTCTGCTGGTGGCTTTGCGATTGCCGGCGGCGTGTACCTGCTCGGCATGGAACGTTATCGTCCCATCTCCCGTGCCGCGGTAATGATCGCCTTCCTCGGCTATCTCTCCGTCGTCGCCGGGTATGCCTGGGAGCTCGGCTTGCCATGGAATTTCTGGCATCCGCTGGTGATGTGGAACCGCAAATCGGTTCTCTTTGAAGTTGTCTGGTGCATCATGCTCTACACCACCGTGCTCGCGCTGGAGTTCTCGCCCGCGCTGCTGGAAAGAATTCCCCACCAGCGTCTCCGCGAGCTGGCGCTGGAATGGCAGCATCGCATCGTGATCGCACTGGTCCTGGTGGGCGTGCTGCTTTCCTCGCTCCACCAGTCGTTCCTCGGCGGCCTGTTCATCATCTTCAAAGGCAAGGAATATCCGCTCTGGTACAGCAATTACCAGACAACGCTGTTTTACCTCTCCGCCATTCCCGCCGGCTTCGCCATGGTCATCATCGCCTTGTATCTTTCCATGCGTTCCCTGGGCGTGAAGCTCGACTCCTCCATCCTCAAGGACTTCAGCCGGGTCATCACTCCGTTGCTGGTGATGTTCGGATTGTTCCGCTTTG
Encoded here:
- the nrfD gene encoding NrfD/PsrC family molybdoenzyme membrane anchor subunit, encoding MSQIMKKITLWRAISAVIFAAGLWATYLRFFAGWRAATNLSDGQPWGIWVGVATLCGVGLSAGGFAIAGGVYLLGMERYRPISRAAVMIAFLGYLSVVAGYAWELGLPWNFWHPLVMWNRKSVLFEVVWCIMLYTTVLALEFSPALLERIPHQRLRELALEWQHRIVIALVLVGVLLSSLHQSFLGGLFIIFKGKEYPLWYSNYQTTLFYLSAIPAGFAMVIIALYLSMRSLGVKLDSSILKDFSRVITPLLVMFGLFRFADLARQHATEYLFLARPETFYFWLEIAIFIIAPVVLFNLKRVRETPIGLYWASAVTVMGFITHRINVSITALERATGTHYVPKWSEMAVTIMLVAAAVIAFRWAVLHLKIFPRTEPRTRWLAQPANAD
- a CDS encoding 4Fe-4S dicluster domain-containing protein; translation: MSKESKALLIDITKCIGCQQCAAACKTGHKQPGDPEPTLSATAFTTVEPRGDKFVRRMCLHCEDPSCASVCPVGAIIKTAQGAVRYNGSKCIGCRYCMIACPFSVPKYEWSKLAPYVVKCDMCAERVLAGQQTLCAEACPAGATIFGNREELLMEAHKRIADNPGTYVPRIYGEKEVGGTSVFYVSDVAFEKLGFIEPPLNQPMPTLSAAALGEVPTVVTIGGSLLAGLYWFTQRRREVALAESAEREPKERS